The following are encoded in a window of Salvelinus fontinalis isolate EN_2023a chromosome 40, ASM2944872v1, whole genome shotgun sequence genomic DNA:
- the LOC129839087 gene encoding zinc finger protein 22-like: MEKVALVKEEEEEEAVTIQKQVECEAVTVKEEEKDITEEEEEDDDVSVKEEGDMTVTSKNEEDETEYLVPVSQTHLQASDGSNNELSNKMVLRNRSLSNTPERRDYRGSSGGPQQPHDADEAEKSLSTSKHLKKHQQRPTGKTSHFCSDCGKGCKYSSDLKIHQRTHTGEKPYSCDQCEMSFTRSSNLTRHQRTHTGEKPYSCDQCGNSFPTSSQLTSHQRTHTGEKPCSCDQCGKSFPTSSQLTSHQRTHTGEKPHSCNQCDKRYSSKRSLIKYQKIHEGVVS; this comes from the exons ATGGAGAAAGTAGCtctcgtgaaagaggaggaggaggaggaggctgttacaatacaaaaacaagtagaatgtgaggctgttaccgtgaaagaagaagagaaagacattacagaggaagaggaggaggacgacgacgtttcagtgaaagaagagggggATATGACTGTCACATCGAAAAATGAAGAGGACGAAACTGAATATCTGGTCCCGGTTTCCCAAACACATCTTCAGGCATCCGATGGTTCTAACAATGAACTTAGCaataagatggttttgagaaaccgtTCCCTGAGTAACActc CagagagacgtgactatcgtggatcctctggggggcctcaacaacctcatgatgctgacgaggcagagaagagtctctccacatcaaaacacctcaagaaacaccagcagagacccacagggaagacatctcacttctgctctgactgtgggaaaggttGCAAATATTCATCAGACcttaaaatacaccagagaacacacacaggagagaaaccttatagctgtgatcaatgtgagatGAGTTTTACTAGATCAAGCAATCTGACaagacaccagagaacacacacaggagagaagccttatagttgtgatcaatgtgggaacagttttcctacatctagccagctgacttcacaccagagaacacacactggagagaaaccttgtagctgtgatcaatgtgggaagagttttcctacatcaagccagctgacttcacaccagagaacacacacaggagagaaacctcacagctgtaatcaatgtgacaagagatactctagtaaaagatctctgatcaaatatcagaaaatacatgaaggagttgtttcatga
- the LOC129839064 gene encoding zinc finger protein OZF-like isoform X1, translating into MSSLSYSPPDKEEAVCWAEKEAFVKEEEEEKDVTIQIQVEGEAVTVKEEEKDVTVKEEEDSFRVKEEEDVTVKEEEEKEEDAVFGVKEEEGEMTVTLKEEKEEEEVGDLFNTRERQDYRGSSGEPQQPHDADEAEKSLSTSEHLKKHPERSTGKKSSCCSDCGKCCKSSSGLKIHQRVHTGEKSNHCFYCGKSYSCSDSLKVHQRIHTGEKPYSCDQCGKSFTQSGCLIVHQRTHTGEKSNHCFDCGKSFSRSDSLKVHQRIHTGEKPFCCSYCGKHYSRLNSLQGHLRIHTGEKSYSCDQCEKSFTQSGNLLVHQRTHTGDKPYGCDQCGKSFTQSGSLKSHQRIHTGEKPYGCDQCGKRFTQSGSLIVHQRAHTGEKPYGCDQCGKRFVASNYLTTHQRTHTEKAYCCNQCGKTFTQPNILIVHLRTHTGEKPHSCDQCGKKYSDKRSLIKHQKIHT; encoded by the exons atgagttcactaagctactctcctcctgATAAAGAAGAGGCGGTCTGCTGGGCGGAGAAAGAAGCTTtcgtcaaagaggaggaggaagagaaggatgttacaatacaaaTACAAGTAGAGGGCGAGGCTGTTactgtgaaagaagaagagaaagacgttacagtgaaagaagaggaagactcgttcagagtgaaagaggaggaagatgttacagtaaaagaagaggaagagaaagaggaggatgccgtttttggagtgaaagaggaggagggggagatgactgttacattgaaagaggagaaggaagaagaggaggttggagatctgtttaacacca gagagagacaggactatcgtgggtcctctggggagcctcaacaacctcatgatgctgacgaggcagagaaaagtctctccacatcagaacacctcaagaaacacccggagagatccacagggaagaaatctagttgctgctctgactgtgggaaatgttgcaaatcttcatcaggacttaaaatacaccagcgagtacacacaggagagaaatctaaCCACTGTTTTTACTGTGGGAAGAGTTACTCATGTTCAGATTCATTAAAAGTACACCAGagaattcacacaggagagaaaccttatagctgtgatcaatgtgggaagagttttactcagtcaggCTGTCTgatagtgcaccagagaacacacacaggagagaaatctaaCCACTGTTTTGACTGTGGGAAAAGTTTCTCAAGATCAGATTCACTAAAAGTACACCAAagaattcacacaggagagaaacctttctgCTGCTCTTACTGTGGCAAACATTACTCAAGATTAAATTCACTACAAGGACACCTGAGAATTCATAcgggagagaaatcttatagctgtgatcaatgtgagaagagttttactcagtcaggCAACCTGctagtgcaccagagaacacacacaggagataaaccttatggctgtgatcaatgtgggaagagttttactcagtcaggCAGCCTgaaatcacaccagagaatacacactggagagaaaccttatggctgtgatcaatgtgggaagcgtTTTACTCAGTCAGGCAGCCTGATAGTGCACCAGAGAGCACACACCggagagaaaccttatggctgtgatcaatgtgggaagaggtttGTTGCATCTAACTATCTGACGacacatcagagaacacacacagagaaagcttattgctgtaatcaatgtgggaagactTTTACTCAGCCAAACATTCTGATAGTACatctgagaacacacacaggagagaaacctcatagctgtgatcaatgtgggaagaaatactctgataaaagatctctgatcaaacatcagaaaatacatacatga
- the LOC129839100 gene encoding zinc finger protein 180-like — protein RGREESLHIRTAQETPAETHCSDCGKRFHYSGDLKIHQRIHTGEKPHGCDECGKSFIQLQTLKSHQRIHTGEKPFGCDQCGKSFTQLNSLIVHQRTHTGEKPYSCNQCGKRFSTSSYLTIHQRTHTGETSYSCDQCGKSFTQLNNLIVHQRTHTGEKPYGCDQCVKSFYTSSQMTSHQRTHTGEKSYSCNQCVKSFYTSSQLTLHQRTHTGEKPYSCDQCGKSFTTSCQLTSNQRTHTGEKPFSCTQCGNSFSHPSTLISHRRTHTGEKPYSCDQCDKRYSDKRSLIKHQKIHT, from the coding sequence cgaggcagagaagagtctctccacatccGAACagctcaagaaacaccagcagagacccactgctctgactgtgggaagagattccaCTATTCAGGAGACCTTAAAATACATCAACgaattcacactggagagaaacctcatggctgtgatgaatgtgggaagagtttcattcagctacaaaccctgaaatcacaccagagaatacacactggagagaaaccttttggctgtgatcaatgtgggaagagttttactcagctaaaCAGCCTGATAGTACATCaacggacacacacaggagagaaaccttatagctgtaatcaatgtgggaagagattttcaacatctagctatctaactatacaccagagaacacacacaggagagacatcatatagctgtgatcaatgtgggaagagttttactcagctaaaCAACCTGATAGTACACCAGcgtacacacacaggagagaaaccttatggctGTGATCAGTGTGTGAAAAGTTTTTATACATCTAGCCAgatgacttcacaccagagaacacacacaggagagaaatcttatagctgtaatcAGTGTGTGAAGAGTTTTTatacatctagccagctgactttacaccagaggacgcacacaggagagaaaccttatagctgtgatcaatgtgggaagagttttactacatcttgCCAGCTGACTTcaaaccagagaacacacacaggagagaaaccttttagctgtactcaatgtgggaataGTTTTAGTCACCCAAGCACCCTAATATCACACCGGAGAACTCACACTGGAgaaaaaccttatagctgtgatcagtgtgacaagagatactctgataaaagatctctgatcaaacatcagaaaatacatacatga